Proteins from a single region of Pseudomonas quebecensis:
- a CDS encoding TetR/AcrR family transcriptional regulator codes for MVAKKLSAPNVTKTRLLDATEALFIKYGYDAVLLRQITERAQVNLAAVNYHFGDKDSLMKTLLMQRLEPLNEQRLELLARCEAESDGPLDCDTLLGVLFAPAMGLERSDPASGEGRSFIRFLGRVYSDTSPFIQEYLKVHYQPVFQRFFEAFALALPDLPRNELGVRLQFALKAISGVMAGTELRLLMNSMSLGRPATDAEVMAKLITLVSAAIRVPQQSPEAQTALAKVLDTQRAIREQASTPA; via the coding sequence ATGGTCGCGAAGAAACTCAGCGCTCCAAACGTTACCAAGACTCGCTTGCTGGATGCGACAGAGGCTCTCTTCATCAAGTACGGATACGACGCGGTTTTGTTGCGGCAGATTACCGAGCGCGCCCAAGTCAACCTGGCGGCCGTGAACTACCACTTCGGGGACAAGGACTCCCTGATGAAGACCCTGCTGATGCAGCGCCTGGAGCCCCTCAACGAACAGCGCCTGGAACTGCTGGCGCGCTGCGAAGCCGAGTCCGACGGCCCGCTCGATTGCGACACGCTGCTGGGTGTGCTGTTCGCCCCGGCCATGGGCCTGGAGCGCAGCGACCCGGCAAGTGGGGAAGGGCGCTCATTTATTCGTTTCCTTGGGCGCGTCTACAGCGATACGTCGCCATTTATCCAGGAATACCTCAAGGTGCATTACCAACCGGTATTCCAGCGCTTCTTCGAAGCATTCGCCCTGGCCTTGCCGGATCTGCCGCGCAACGAACTGGGGGTGCGCCTGCAATTTGCCCTCAAGGCGATCTCCGGGGTGATGGCCGGCACCGAGCTGCGGCTGCTGATGAACTCCATGAGCCTCGGCCGCCCGGCGACGGATGCAGAAGTGATGGCCAAGCTGATTACGCTGGTCTCGGCCGCCATTCGCGTGCCGCAACAAAGCCCGGAGGCGCAAACCGCGCTGGCGAAGGTGCTGGATACCCAGCGAGCTATTCGTGAACAGGCGAGTACTCCAGCCTGA
- a CDS encoding FUSC family protein encodes MNLPMVARRLLRPLLDPYRRYRHAKLIHAVRVSIGLLATILLTTGLNLPHGEWASVTMLIVIGGLQHHGNIGKKAMERAYGTLIGASVGLLLVVQQAYFGLPLLTYLLMSMVCGFFSYHAIGKGGYIALLSAITVFIVAGHGDNPISDGLWRTVDILIGIGLALAFSFALPLYAVYSWRYNLAGALRDCAQIYSRIINGQSVTDDEHLKLLNRLNAAMLQLRSLMPSVSKEVRISMTELDAIQRHLRLCISTLEILGNTRPDPRDEQAMARMQVMLKAEHRQIRVQLVGMARALRSGVTERLERSNLLPAGEAEFGKTPIYTMLDGYRLLTIQLAENVNAMRGVLVKHSGQWKI; translated from the coding sequence ATGAATCTGCCTATGGTTGCCCGGCGCCTGTTGCGCCCGTTGCTCGACCCCTACCGCCGCTATCGCCATGCCAAGCTGATCCACGCCGTGCGCGTGTCCATCGGGCTGCTGGCGACGATCCTGCTGACCACCGGCCTCAACCTGCCCCACGGAGAGTGGGCGTCGGTGACCATGCTGATCGTCATCGGCGGTTTGCAGCACCACGGCAATATCGGCAAGAAAGCCATGGAGCGCGCCTACGGCACGTTGATCGGCGCCAGCGTCGGCCTGCTGCTCGTGGTGCAACAGGCCTACTTCGGCCTGCCGCTGCTGACCTATCTGTTGATGTCGATGGTGTGCGGGTTCTTTTCCTATCACGCCATCGGCAAGGGCGGTTACATCGCGCTGCTGTCGGCGATCACGGTGTTTATCGTCGCCGGCCACGGCGACAACCCGATCTCGGATGGCTTGTGGCGCACGGTGGATATCCTTATCGGCATCGGGCTGGCCCTGGCGTTCTCGTTTGCCCTGCCGCTGTACGCCGTCTACTCGTGGCGCTACAACCTGGCCGGTGCGTTGCGCGACTGCGCGCAGATCTACAGCCGGATCATCAACGGCCAGTCGGTCACCGACGACGAACACCTCAAACTGCTCAACCGCCTGAACGCGGCGATGCTGCAATTGCGCTCGCTGATGCCGTCGGTGTCCAAGGAAGTGCGCATTTCCATGACTGAGCTGGACGCGATCCAACGGCACTTGCGCCTGTGTATCAGCACGCTGGAGATCCTTGGCAATACCCGCCCGGACCCTCGCGATGAACAGGCGATGGCGCGGATGCAGGTGATGCTGAAGGCCGAGCATCGGCAGATTCGGGTGCAGTTGGTGGGGATGGCGCGGGCGTTGAGGTCGGGGGTGACGGAGCGGTTGGAGAGGTCGAACCTATTGCCTGCAGGCGAAGCTGAATTTGGAAAAACACCTATTTATACCATGCTGGATGGGTATCGATTGTTGACCATACAGCTGGCTGAAAACGTGAATGCGATGCGAGGGGTGTTGGTAAAGCACTCAGGGCAGTGGAAAATTTGA
- a CDS encoding NADP-dependent glyceraldehyde-3-phosphate dehydrogenase translates to MTTQHLLAQLFPTSTAQIPEQYRLAAPIEQRDYLVDGQLQVWDGPLAQVHSPVQLGDQRVVIGSTPLLDADTALTALDAAVRAYDRGQGEWPTMRVVDRIRHVEAFLRRMREQRDAVVKLLMWEIGKNLKDSQKEFDRTCDYITDTINALKELDRRSSRFELEQDTLGQIRRVPLGVALCMGPYNYPLNETFTTLIPALIMGNTVVFKPAKLGVLLIRPLLEAFRDSFPAGVINVIYGSGRETVSALMASGKIDIFAFIGTNKAASDLKKLHPKPHRLRAALGLDAKNPGIVLPEVDLDNAVSEALTGSLSFNGQRCTALKILFVHADVVDAFIEKFNARLATLKPGMPWEDGVSLTPLPEVGKVDYLNGLVADAAQHGAQVVNANGGASRGSFFYPAVLYPVNPQMRVYHEEQFGPVVPIVPYRDLETVIDYVLESDFGQQLSLFGNNAEAIGRLVDTFANQVGRININAQCQRGPDTFPFNGRKNSAEGTLSVHDALRVFSIRTLVATKFQDSNKALVSEILRNRDSSFLTTDYIF, encoded by the coding sequence ATGACCACTCAGCACCTGCTCGCCCAGCTGTTTCCCACTTCCACCGCCCAAATCCCCGAGCAATACCGCCTGGCGGCGCCCATCGAACAGCGTGATTACCTGGTGGACGGCCAGTTGCAGGTGTGGGACGGCCCATTGGCCCAGGTCCACAGCCCGGTGCAGTTGGGTGATCAGCGCGTGGTGATCGGCAGCACGCCGCTGTTGGACGCCGACACCGCCCTCACCGCCCTTGATGCCGCCGTGCGCGCCTATGATCGTGGCCAGGGCGAATGGCCGACGATGCGCGTGGTCGACCGCATCCGCCACGTCGAAGCGTTTTTGCGGCGCATGCGCGAACAGCGTGATGCGGTGGTCAAGCTGCTGATGTGGGAGATCGGCAAGAACCTCAAGGACTCGCAGAAAGAATTCGACCGCACCTGCGACTACATCACCGACACCATCAATGCCCTCAAGGAACTGGACCGCCGCAGCAGCCGCTTCGAGTTGGAACAGGACACTCTCGGGCAGATCCGCCGCGTGCCCCTGGGCGTGGCGCTGTGCATGGGCCCCTACAACTACCCGCTCAACGAAACGTTCACCACGCTGATCCCGGCGCTGATCATGGGCAACACCGTAGTGTTCAAGCCGGCCAAGCTCGGTGTGCTGCTGATTCGCCCATTGCTGGAGGCGTTCCGCGACAGCTTCCCGGCTGGGGTGATCAACGTGATCTATGGCAGCGGCCGCGAAACCGTCAGCGCGCTGATGGCCAGCGGCAAGATCGATATCTTTGCGTTTATCGGCACCAACAAGGCCGCCAGCGACCTGAAAAAACTCCACCCCAAGCCGCACCGCCTGCGAGCCGCCCTCGGCCTGGACGCAAAAAACCCCGGCATCGTGCTGCCGGAGGTGGACTTGGACAATGCCGTCAGCGAAGCGCTCACTGGCTCGCTTTCATTCAACGGCCAGCGCTGCACCGCGCTGAAAATTCTGTTCGTGCATGCAGACGTGGTCGACGCGTTTATCGAGAAATTCAACGCCAGACTGGCGACGCTCAAGCCCGGCATGCCATGGGAAGACGGCGTGTCCCTGACGCCGTTACCGGAAGTCGGCAAGGTGGATTACCTCAACGGCCTGGTGGCCGACGCGGCGCAACACGGCGCCCAGGTGGTGAATGCCAATGGCGGTGCCAGTCGCGGTTCGTTCTTCTACCCGGCGGTGCTGTACCCGGTAAACCCGCAAATGCGTGTGTACCACGAGGAGCAGTTCGGTCCGGTGGTACCGATCGTGCCCTACCGCGACCTGGAGACCGTGATCGACTACGTGCTGGAGTCGGACTTCGGCCAGCAACTGAGCCTGTTCGGCAACAACGCCGAAGCCATCGGGCGCCTGGTGGACACCTTTGCCAACCAGGTTGGGCGCATCAATATCAACGCCCAATGCCAGCGTGGGCCGGACACCTTCCCGTTCAACGGGCGCAAGAACTCGGCCGAAGGCACGCTGTCGGTACATGATGCGTTACGCGTGTTCTCGATCCGCACCCTGGTGGCGACCAAGTTCCAGGACAGCAACAAGGCACTGGTCAGCGAGATCCTGCGCAACCGCGATTCAAGCTTCCTGACCACTGACTACATCTTCTAG
- a CDS encoding Dyp-type peroxidase, with protein MSQYQPGILAAPVPLQARHLFFAVDSLAAVPVALDALVRLTDAAAVVGLGEPLVTALGATIDGLRPFAPISGPGAHNPSTQQALWVWLHGVDRGELLLRARAFEKALAPAFRLVQSLEGFRYKTGFDLTDYEDGTENPHDEAAVDAAMSASGASFAALQQWRHDLDGFAALPAQERDHIIGRRHGDNEELEDAPESAHTKRTAQESFTPEAFVVRRSMPWAENGQAGLMFLAFGHSFDAFEAQLRRMSGLEDGIVDGLYRISTPLTGGYYWCPPILDGHLDLSALAG; from the coding sequence ATGAGTCAGTACCAGCCGGGCATTCTTGCCGCACCGGTGCCGTTGCAGGCACGCCATCTGTTTTTTGCCGTGGATTCCCTGGCCGCTGTGCCCGTCGCGCTGGACGCCCTGGTGCGGTTGACCGATGCGGCGGCGGTGGTCGGCCTCGGCGAGCCGCTGGTGACTGCACTGGGCGCGACGATTGACGGTCTGCGGCCGTTTGCACCGATCAGCGGGCCGGGGGCACATAACCCGTCGACCCAGCAGGCGTTGTGGGTATGGCTGCATGGTGTGGATCGTGGCGAACTGCTGTTGCGCGCTCGCGCATTCGAAAAGGCCCTGGCCCCCGCGTTTCGCCTGGTGCAGTCGCTTGAAGGTTTCCGCTACAAGACAGGCTTCGACCTCACCGATTACGAAGACGGCACCGAAAACCCTCACGATGAGGCTGCGGTCGACGCTGCGATGAGCGCCAGTGGCGCAAGCTTCGCCGCCCTTCAGCAGTGGCGGCACGACCTCGACGGTTTCGCCGCGCTGCCGGCCCAGGAGCGCGACCATATTATCGGCCGTCGCCATGGCGATAACGAAGAGTTGGAAGACGCGCCTGAGTCCGCCCACACCAAGCGCACCGCTCAGGAGAGTTTCACTCCCGAAGCCTTCGTGGTGCGCCGCTCCATGCCCTGGGCCGAGAATGGCCAGGCCGGGTTGATGTTTCTCGCCTTCGGCCACTCCTTTGATGCATTCGAAGCGCAGCTGCGCCGCATGAGCGGTCTGGAAGACGGGATTGTCGACGGCCTGTACCGCATCAGCACGCCGTTGACCGGGGGCTATTACTGGTGCCCGCCGATACTCGATGGCCATCTGGACCTGAGCGCACTCGCCGGCTGA
- a CDS encoding carbonic anhydrase, with translation MCNAQHPADAPLNNGRRNFLRLTGVGAGAIMLAGALPASLVHAAPAPKVANDLNPQQALKRLMEGNQRYVDGVTKRHDFTHEREALVGGQNPFVAVLSCADSRIAPEYAFDTGRGDLFAVRVAGNFVTEDGLASLEYAVAVLGTPLIMVLGHDRCGAVAAGVKAVKDSARFPGKIQGLADALKPSVTKVLKAPGDTLDNAIAQNVQDTVARLKAESSLLSDALAKGTLQIVGGVYRLHSGEVELIG, from the coding sequence ATGTGCAACGCTCAACACCCTGCTGATGCCCCTTTAAACAACGGCCGCCGCAACTTTCTGCGCCTCACCGGCGTCGGCGCGGGAGCGATCATGCTGGCCGGTGCCTTGCCTGCCAGCCTGGTGCACGCGGCGCCTGCGCCTAAAGTCGCCAACGATCTCAACCCACAACAGGCATTGAAACGCTTGATGGAAGGCAACCAGCGTTACGTCGATGGGGTTACCAAGCGCCATGATTTCACGCATGAACGCGAGGCTCTGGTGGGCGGTCAGAACCCCTTCGTCGCGGTGCTCAGCTGCGCCGATTCGCGGATCGCGCCGGAATACGCCTTCGATACCGGCCGCGGCGACCTCTTTGCGGTGCGGGTGGCGGGCAATTTCGTCACCGAGGACGGGCTGGCCAGTCTCGAATACGCCGTGGCAGTGCTGGGTACACCGCTGATCATGGTGCTGGGGCACGACCGCTGCGGCGCCGTGGCGGCCGGGGTCAAGGCCGTCAAGGACAGCGCGCGCTTCCCCGGCAAAATCCAGGGCCTGGCCGACGCACTCAAACCGTCCGTCACCAAAGTGCTCAAGGCGCCGGGCGACACCCTGGATAACGCCATCGCACAAAACGTCCAGGACACGGTGGCACGGCTCAAGGCCGAATCAAGCCTGCTGAGCGATGCCCTGGCCAAAGGCACGTTGCAAATTGTCGGCGGCGTATACCGCCTGCACAGTGGCGAGGTTGAGCTGATCGGCTGA
- a CDS encoding MFS transporter, with product MSSQAQRSADSTSRRAALTLALCLPSDVLLYLLLPMQSQAFGITLAQAGVLLAANRLVRIFGYRHVLNFYARHGDRLTCMIAAGAAALCAVGNSLLSGFAALLGLRLVWGLCFAALNLSTQVLATAEPAGAARRAGRSRALVALGPMLALPFGGWLTVWAGPRPIFMLLAGCCLVGVWMARGLPSAGHALQNSGVRRFRWPDSVALWSFIEGVALDGLFIFGLSIQAQKSMGGDAVLIAGGLMALRYVSELLLSPLGGQAAQRFGATSMLLLFSFLSALALSAFGSHWVIVGAAAVLVLRALQLPLVTTLVAERNPGAMRVSALASNAVWRDIGAGLGPLLAGLLLPVASAPLVFGLAGAAIAVSALFCWRARPTVV from the coding sequence ATGTCCAGCCAGGCCCAACGCTCTGCCGACTCCACCTCACGGCGCGCCGCGCTGACTCTCGCCCTGTGCCTGCCCAGCGATGTCCTGCTCTACCTGTTGCTGCCCATGCAATCCCAGGCCTTTGGCATCACCCTGGCCCAGGCCGGGGTGTTGCTGGCGGCCAATCGCCTGGTGCGGATCTTCGGCTACCGGCATGTACTGAATTTTTACGCACGCCACGGTGATCGTCTGACCTGCATGATCGCCGCCGGCGCGGCCGCCCTGTGCGCCGTCGGCAATTCGCTGCTGTCCGGGTTTGCCGCCTTGCTGGGGTTGCGGCTGGTGTGGGGGCTGTGTTTCGCCGCGCTGAACCTGTCGACCCAAGTGCTGGCGACCGCCGAGCCGGCGGGTGCCGCACGACGCGCGGGGCGTTCGCGGGCGTTGGTCGCCTTGGGACCGATGCTCGCGCTGCCGTTTGGCGGCTGGCTCACAGTATGGGCCGGGCCGCGTCCGATCTTTATGCTCCTGGCCGGCTGTTGCCTGGTTGGGGTGTGGATGGCGCGCGGCTTACCCAGCGCCGGCCACGCCTTGCAAAACAGTGGCGTACGTCGCTTCAGATGGCCCGACAGTGTGGCCCTGTGGTCGTTTATTGAGGGCGTGGCGCTGGATGGGCTGTTTATCTTTGGCCTGTCGATTCAAGCGCAGAAGAGTATGGGCGGTGACGCGGTGCTGATCGCCGGCGGCCTGATGGCGTTGCGGTATGTGTCGGAGCTGCTTTTGAGCCCCTTGGGCGGGCAGGCGGCGCAACGCTTCGGCGCGACGTCGATGTTGCTGCTGTTTTCGTTCTTGAGTGCCCTGGCGTTGAGCGCGTTCGGCAGCCATTGGGTGATTGTCGGGGCGGCGGCGGTGTTGGTATTGCGCGCCTTGCAACTGCCCTTGGTAACCACCCTGGTGGCCGAGCGCAATCCCGGTGCGATGCGTGTATCGGCGCTGGCATCCAATGCGGTGTGGCGCGACATCGGCGCAGGCCTCGGACCGCTGCTGGCGGGGCTGTTGCTGCCGGTGGCGTCAGCACCGCTGGTGTTCGGCCTGGCCGGCGCGGCCATCGCCGTGAGTGCACTGTTTTGCTGGCGCGCACGCCCCACGGTGGTGTGA
- a CDS encoding DUF3087 family protein, whose product MFELKPCDPATYRRQTRRSTLIVALLFLALAMLLSSLAVMLFGEPGGDNFRFNVGGVFAGVLITVALVRGPFWSQAWLAPAVYGWQLKRSLMRVTNVMHNVTERVQANDPTAMKLLRFYHLGLTQMHALDANSSAQAQLVGEMQAHAGKMQALGLDTDQTRLDPAWLDRIKSA is encoded by the coding sequence ATGTTCGAGCTCAAACCCTGCGATCCTGCCACCTACCGTCGACAGACCCGCCGCAGCACGCTGATCGTGGCCTTACTGTTCCTGGCCCTGGCCATGCTGCTGTCGAGCCTGGCGGTGATGCTGTTCGGCGAACCTGGCGGGGACAATTTTCGTTTCAATGTCGGTGGTGTATTCGCGGGTGTGCTGATCACCGTGGCGCTGGTGCGCGGCCCGTTCTGGAGCCAGGCGTGGCTGGCGCCGGCGGTGTATGGCTGGCAGCTCAAGCGCAGCCTGATGAGAGTGACCAATGTGATGCACAACGTTACCGAGCGGGTGCAGGCCAACGATCCGACGGCCATGAAGCTATTGCGCTTCTATCATCTGGGGCTGACCCAGATGCACGCACTGGATGCCAACTCCAGCGCCCAGGCACAGTTGGTCGGTGAGATGCAGGCCCACGCCGGCAAGATGCAGGCGCTGGGGTTGGACACCGACCAGACCCGCCTGGACCCCGCCTGGCTCGACCGCATCAAGAGCGCCTGA
- a CDS encoding DUF6021 family protein — MNAPDKGPRSSEHASGKDELGFDPDSPDVADPQVDPIGPAIAPLDRDKKDQPEKKPPYDPLGDLKK; from the coding sequence ATGAACGCTCCAGACAAAGGCCCACGCTCCAGCGAGCATGCCAGTGGCAAGGATGAGCTGGGTTTCGACCCGGACTCGCCGGATGTCGCTGACCCGCAGGTCGACCCCATCGGCCCGGCCATCGCGCCGTTGGACAGGGACAAGAAGGATCAACCGGAAAAAAAGCCGCCCTACGATCCGTTGGGCGACTTGAAGAAGTAA
- a CDS encoding DUF6555 family protein, protein MSTAKIYTINYQLHGQPKSFVVRAEVMNNAEAWHWAAVDADIAHVSRIGRVGHEQVKKTTRPWAEKYGITDVTWMPPK, encoded by the coding sequence ATGAGTACCGCAAAAATCTACACCATTAATTATCAGCTGCACGGTCAACCGAAGTCCTTTGTAGTACGCGCCGAAGTGATGAATAACGCCGAGGCCTGGCATTGGGCGGCGGTCGACGCCGACATTGCCCACGTGAGTCGCATAGGCCGCGTGGGCCATGAGCAAGTAAAGAAAACCACCCGTCCGTGGGCGGAGAAATACGGCATCACCGATGTCACCTGGATGCCACCTAAATAA
- a CDS encoding arylamine N-acetyltransferase family protein, whose product MPRLNHCQRYLQRLGYDTPPPPTLQTLQDLQLRHVSTFAFESLSTLLHQPVPIDLPSVEHKVLFEGRGGYCYELNQMFLILLQELGFDARGITGRVVMGGPPDARTARTHRLSLVTLDGARYITDVGFGGMVPSSPLLLDSQAAQATAHEPYRVTFDAREGSYTLWAEVAGEWRGLYVFDLQVQADIDYEIGNWYVSTHPGSPFLGQLKVARLAVGERHTLNNAHYAIHYLDRPSAKRTVHHTDELLALLRDTFGIQVPTHPHLKDALDGLIRASRQEP is encoded by the coding sequence ATGCCTCGACTCAACCATTGCCAACGCTACCTGCAACGCCTGGGCTACGACACGCCGCCGCCGCCCACTCTGCAAACCCTGCAGGACCTGCAATTGCGTCATGTCAGCACTTTCGCCTTCGAAAGCCTGTCGACCCTGCTGCACCAGCCGGTGCCGATCGATCTGCCGAGCGTCGAGCATAAAGTGCTGTTCGAAGGGCGAGGCGGCTACTGCTACGAATTGAACCAGATGTTTCTGATACTGCTGCAGGAACTGGGCTTCGACGCGCGCGGCATCACGGGGCGAGTGGTTATGGGCGGCCCACCGGACGCGCGTACGGCGCGTACCCATCGCCTGAGCCTGGTGACCCTGGACGGGGCGCGCTACATCACCGACGTGGGCTTTGGTGGCATGGTGCCCAGCAGTCCCTTACTGCTTGATAGTCAAGCGGCGCAGGCCACGGCCCATGAGCCCTACCGTGTGACTTTCGATGCACGGGAGGGCAGCTACACGCTGTGGGCCGAGGTGGCCGGGGAATGGCGCGGCTTGTATGTGTTCGACCTGCAAGTGCAGGCCGACATCGACTATGAAATCGGCAACTGGTATGTCTCGACTCACCCTGGCTCGCCATTTCTGGGACAACTCAAAGTCGCGCGGCTGGCCGTGGGGGAGCGCCACACGTTGAATAACGCGCACTACGCGATTCACTACCTCGACCGGCCCAGCGCCAAGCGTACGGTGCACCACACTGATGAACTGCTGGCGTTGCTGCGTGACACCTTCGGCATTCAGGTGCCGACGCATCCGCACTTGAAGGACGCACTGGACGGCTTGATCCGGGCGAGCCGCCAAGAGCCTTGA
- a CDS encoding outer membrane beta-barrel protein: protein MSKLFGTFLKNASLFALATAPALAFAAPSTDPISIFGLQGSYNDFKLEGGSQSDKEHMPEAGLFYTFGNKLTAESGFIYQAGIEAKYGEKSDNKLKEGQADLDLGWRAALDARNFVDVIVGGGYSWTRYEPESNGYDLELTTKSPFAKAALGYNHQFDDMTLRVEAGARHTLDGRVKVKVDGLGSDSVDLKDRTNPYAEVSLLMNQKGNLPVMAGLYYTRTEYKLDEDSPVADNTKLKRDEYGFKVGIAF, encoded by the coding sequence ATGTCCAAACTATTCGGAACATTCCTCAAGAACGCTTCGTTGTTCGCCCTGGCCACCGCGCCGGCGTTGGCGTTCGCAGCACCGTCCACCGACCCGATTTCCATCTTCGGGCTGCAGGGCAGCTACAACGATTTCAAACTCGAAGGCGGCAGCCAGAGCGACAAGGAGCACATGCCTGAAGCAGGCCTGTTCTACACCTTCGGCAACAAGCTCACCGCTGAGTCCGGTTTTATTTACCAAGCCGGCATCGAAGCCAAGTACGGTGAGAAGAGCGACAACAAACTCAAGGAAGGCCAAGCCGATCTCGACCTGGGCTGGCGTGCCGCGCTGGATGCGCGCAACTTTGTCGATGTGATCGTGGGCGGTGGTTACAGCTGGACCCGCTACGAGCCAGAGTCCAACGGTTATGACCTTGAGCTGACCACCAAATCGCCATTTGCCAAGGCGGCACTGGGTTACAACCACCAGTTCGATGACATGACCCTGCGGGTTGAAGCCGGTGCGCGTCACACCCTCGACGGCCGCGTCAAAGTTAAGGTTGACGGCCTGGGCAGCGATTCCGTGGACCTTAAAGACCGCACCAACCCGTACGCGGAAGTCAGCCTGCTGATGAATCAGAAAGGCAACCTGCCTGTGATGGCGGGCCTGTACTACACCCGCACCGAATACAAACTGGATGAAGACTCCCCCGTGGCCGACAACACCAAACTCAAGCGTGACGAGTATGGGTTCAAGGTCGGTATCGCGTTCTAA
- the nuoN gene encoding NADH-quinone oxidoreductase subunit NuoN — protein sequence MEFTIQHFIALAPLLITSLTIVVVMLAIAWRRNHSQTFLLSCAGLNLALLSIIPALKVAPLAVTPLMMIDDFALLYIALILVATLACVTLAHAYLGEGGTGYPGNREELYLLILLAAAGGIVLVSAQHLAGLFIGLELLSIPTYGLVAYAFFNKRSLEAGIKYMVLSAAGSAFLLFGMALLYAEAGSLSFTGIGHALAATHLPAPIAQLGLAMMLIGLAFKLSLVPFHLWTPDVYEGAPAPVAAFLATASKVAVFAVMVRLFQISPAANTGVLSNVLTVIAIASILFGNLLALTQNNLKRLLGYSSIAHFGYLLIALVASKGLAVEAIGVYLVTYVITSLGAFGVITLMSSPYKGRDADALYEYRGLFWRRPYLTAVLTVMMLSLAGIPLTAGFIGKFYIVATGVEAHEWWLVASLVLGSAIGVFYYLRVMVTLYLIEPNLRRVDAELHWEQKAGGVMLLAIALLAFFLGVYPQPLLTLVQHAVLGV from the coding sequence ATGGAATTCACGATCCAACACTTTATCGCGCTTGCGCCGCTGCTGATCACCAGCCTCACCATCGTGGTGGTGATGCTGGCGATCGCCTGGCGCCGCAATCACTCGCAAACGTTCCTGCTGTCCTGTGCCGGGTTGAACCTGGCCCTGCTGTCGATCATTCCGGCCCTCAAGGTCGCGCCGTTAGCGGTCACCCCGCTGATGATGATCGATGACTTCGCACTGCTGTACATCGCGCTGATCCTGGTGGCCACCCTGGCGTGCGTCACCCTCGCCCACGCCTACCTCGGCGAAGGCGGCACCGGCTACCCGGGCAACCGCGAAGAGCTGTACCTGCTGATCCTGCTGGCTGCGGCCGGCGGTATCGTGCTGGTCAGCGCGCAGCACCTGGCCGGCTTGTTCATCGGCCTGGAACTGCTGTCGATCCCGACCTACGGCCTGGTGGCCTACGCCTTCTTCAACAAGCGCTCTCTGGAAGCCGGCATCAAGTACATGGTGCTGTCGGCCGCCGGTTCCGCGTTCCTGTTGTTCGGTATGGCCCTGCTCTACGCCGAAGCCGGCAGCCTGAGCTTCACCGGTATCGGTCATGCCCTGGCCGCCACCCACCTGCCTGCACCGATCGCCCAGCTGGGCCTGGCCATGATGCTGATTGGCCTGGCGTTCAAACTGTCGCTTGTGCCGTTCCACCTGTGGACCCCGGACGTGTACGAAGGCGCCCCGGCGCCGGTGGCTGCGTTCCTGGCCACGGCGTCGAAAGTCGCGGTGTTTGCGGTGATGGTGCGTCTGTTCCAGATCTCCCCTGCCGCCAATACCGGCGTGCTGAGCAACGTGCTGACCGTGATCGCGATTGCGTCGATCCTGTTCGGTAACCTGCTGGCGTTGACCCAGAACAACCTCAAGCGTCTGCTGGGTTATTCGTCCATCGCGCACTTCGGCTACCTGCTGATCGCCCTGGTGGCGAGCAAAGGCCTGGCCGTGGAAGCCATCGGCGTGTATCTGGTCACCTATGTGATCACCAGCCTCGGCGCGTTCGGCGTGATCACATTGATGTCCTCGCCTTACAAAGGCCGTGATGCCGACGCCCTGTACGAATACCGCGGCTTGTTCTGGCGCCGTCCGTACCTGACCGCTGTGCTGACCGTGATGATGCTGTCCCTGGCCGGTATCCCGCTGACCGCAGGCTTTATCGGCAAGTTCTACATCGTCGCTACCGGTGTTGAAGCGCATGAGTGGTGGCTGGTTGCATCGCTGGTACTGGGCAGCGCCATCGGCGTGTTCTACTACCTGCGCGTGATGGTCACCCTGTACCTGATCGAGCCGAACCTGCGGCGTGTGGATGCCGAGCTGCACTGGGAACAGAAAGCCGGCGGCGTGATGCTGCTGGCTATCGCCCTGCTCGCCTTTTTCCTCGGCGTCTACCCACAGCCGTTGCTCACCCTGGTGCAGCACGCGGTGCTGGGTGTTTGA